The proteins below are encoded in one region of Ephemeroptericola cinctiostellae:
- the ylqF gene encoding ribosome biogenesis GTPase YlqF yields MSIQWFPGHMNSARTKAAETMETTDLVIEVLDARLPQASSNPIVHELRIHRQRPCLKILNKSDLADPAATKAWIEHFNAQKNTHAIALSCKNPAEVHKIPNICRNIAPHRNDSTKPLRMMIMGVPNVGKSTLMNALLKKRVANVGDEPAVTKTQQRLLLGKDMVLVDTPGMLWPKIAMPSDGLMLAASHAVGTNAVFEDEVAIYLADLLLVRYPALINKRFKTDDIETADGVGLIEHIAKKRGYRLKGGTLDFDKAAHALLLDYRSGAIGRISLETPISRAESLIAFQQEQAEKEAKKAQIEKERAEKANRGKRDSQQPSE; encoded by the coding sequence ATGTCCATTCAATGGTTCCCAGGTCACATGAATTCAGCGCGCACCAAAGCCGCTGAAACCATGGAAACGACCGACCTCGTCATCGAAGTACTCGATGCCCGCTTACCTCAGGCATCGAGCAACCCCATCGTGCACGAACTGCGCATACACCGCCAACGCCCATGCTTAAAGATTTTAAATAAATCAGACCTCGCTGACCCAGCTGCCACCAAAGCATGGATTGAACATTTTAATGCGCAAAAGAACACCCACGCCATCGCATTGAGTTGCAAAAACCCAGCAGAAGTGCACAAGATCCCAAACATTTGTCGCAACATCGCCCCCCATCGCAACGACTCGACCAAACCACTGCGCATGATGATCATGGGTGTGCCCAATGTGGGCAAATCAACCTTGATGAATGCATTGTTGAAAAAACGCGTGGCCAATGTCGGCGATGAACCCGCCGTCACCAAAACACAACAACGTTTACTGCTCGGTAAGGACATGGTGCTGGTCGACACCCCAGGCATGCTGTGGCCAAAAATCGCCATGCCATCTGACGGCCTCATGCTCGCCGCCAGCCATGCGGTGGGCACAAATGCGGTATTTGAAGACGAAGTCGCCATTTATTTGGCCGACCTGTTGCTCGTGCGTTACCCCGCTTTAATCAACAAACGCTTCAAAACCGACGACATCGAAACAGCAGATGGTGTCGGCCTCATCGAACACATCGCCAAAAAGCGTGGCTACCGCCTCAAAGGAGGCACACTCGATTTCGACAAAGCCGCACACGCACTTTTGCTCGATTACCGCAGCGGTGCGATTGGTCGAATCAGCCTAGAAACCCCCATCAGCCGCGCTGAAAGTTTAATCGCCTTTCAACAAGAACAAGCCGAAAAAGAAGCCAAAAAAGCACAAATTGAAAAAGAACGCGCTGAAAAAGCCAACCGAGGCAAACGCGACAGCCAACAACCCAGTGAATGA
- a CDS encoding DUF1003 domain-containing protein, with product MTAKKHRAPANLTKRLFRTEWEYLTQDERDTIEKALHRISIPRDANHEFEEESTFGQRAADGIASFGGSWTFIILFSVILLLWAFINTEVLGPRHEAFDPYPYVFLNLILSMLAALQAPVIMMSQNRQSARDRLDAEIDHEVNVRAELTVRDLDARMMDIESKLDLIHTSLMQDK from the coding sequence ATGACCGCAAAAAAACATCGAGCCCCCGCCAACTTGACCAAACGCCTGTTTCGAACAGAATGGGAATACCTCACACAAGATGAACGAGACACCATTGAAAAGGCATTACACCGCATCAGCATCCCACGCGATGCCAACCATGAATTTGAAGAAGAAAGCACTTTTGGTCAACGCGCTGCCGACGGCATCGCCTCATTTGGTGGCTCGTGGACATTCATCATTCTATTTTCAGTCATTTTATTGCTTTGGGCTTTCATCAACACCGAAGTACTCGGTCCACGACACGAAGCATTTGACCCCTATCCCTATGTCTTTCTGAACTTGATTCTATCCATGCTCGCCGCCCTCCAAGCCCCGGTCATCATGATGAGTCAAAACCGTCAAAGCGCGCGCGATCGGTTGGATGCAGAAATCGACCATGAAGTGAATGTACGCGCCGAATTGACCGTGCGTGACCTCGATGCACGCATGATGGACATTGAAAGTAAGCTCGATCTGATCCACACATCATTGATGCAAGACAAATAG